The genomic DNA CTCCCCGTAGGCGTAGCCGTCGTCGTGCAGCGACTCAATCTTTTTCGCGATCCACTCCGCCTCGTCCGAATCCTTGAAGCTCCGCCGCACGTTTATCAGCCGCCCGCGCTCGGCGGCGGTCCAGAGATCCTTCGGGTGGCGGTCGTCGTTGTTCTTTATCACGCCGTTGGCCCCGTCAAGGATATTCCCCGTCGATCGGTAATTCTGGTCCAATATCGTCATCTTCGAGCCCTTAAAGTCGCGCTCAAAGTTAAGGATCATCGCCATCTCCGCGCCGCACCAGCCATAGATAGACTGATCCGGGTCGCCGACGACCATTATCTTGCGTCCGTCGTCGACCAGACAGCGCAGCAGGAGATACTGCGGATGGTTCACGTCCTGATACTCGTCGACAAGCACCCAGTCCAGGCGCGAACGCTCGTGATCGAGCACCTCGCGGTTGGTGGCAAGGATGTGCAGCGGCATCACCATCAGGTCGTCGAAGTCGAGAGCGCCCTGCATTTTCAGTTGTTTTTGGTAGGTGTCGTAGAGGGTGCGCCAGCGATCCGATATCTTAGGCTCGCGCGACACGGGGTTCGCCTTCGTCTTGGCCTGCGATATCATGTCAAGCGCCGCGGACATCTCCAGCTTCTTCGGGTCTATGTTCAGCTCCGCCATCGCCCGCTTGACGACCGCTTTGGTGTCACCGCGGTCAAAGATCACGAACGGATAGGGATGTCCGAGCTTCTGAAGCGCCTCCGAATAGCGGTGCAGAAACCTCAGCCCGTATGCGTGGAAGGTCGATATCTCCAGCCCCTGTAAATTACCGTCGAAGATCGCCTCGGCCCGGCTCTTCATCTCGCGCGCCGCCTTGTTCGTAAAGGTGAGCGCGAGTATGCGCCAGGGGCGGATATTCTGTTCCTGTATAAGGTAGGCGATCTTCGTCGTAAGCACCTTAGTTTTGCCGCTGCCCGCGCCCGCAAGCACGACCTGAGGCCCGTCGCAGTAAGTCACGGCCTCGCGCTGGCGCGGATTGAGCGATTCTATCATTTCACAAACCATGAGCCACACGTCCTTAATAAAATATAGACTAAATTACCTCCTGTGCGCAGATAGGTCAAGTGGCGCGGTGTGAGGCACGGTAATTTTACGGTCTGGAACCAGGCCCAGCCCGTTATCATTTACTGCAAACGGCAGACAGCGGCCGCGAGAAGGGGGCTCGTTCCTTCCGCAACTTTTATTAAATCGCGACAGACTGCACATACGAACTGGAAACAATAAAAAAGCCCCCGGCGGGGGGCTTTTTTATTGACCGTCTAGGTATCCAGCGAATACATATCAATATCAAGATATATAAGCTACATCAACCCCATCAGCGTCAGGCACAAGCGCATGAGCAGCATGCCAAGGGCGGCGTCAAAGAGCGGAATGACAAGCATTATCAGCCTGTATTTGCTGTTCGTCTCAGAGACAAGCACTATACGAGCATAATGTCCGACAAGCGTTCCCATAAGCATCGCCGGCATGACGCAGATGGTGGCCTCGGCCGCGGTTATCACCCCGTTCTGATAAAGGTTAAAAGCCGTGGCCGCGCCGGCTCCTTTGGCGAAAAATGCGCTGATCAAAACGGTAACAGCCTCTCCCGGCAGACCAAAAAGTCCCATTACCGGGCCGCATATTTTACCCAGCACCGCCATAATTCCGGTGACTGTAAAGACCTGTACCAAAACATATCCCAATACCATCGCAGGCATAATGGTATTTATAGCGATGTTCCACCCTTTTCTTGAACCCTCGAAGAAGGTTTCTATAATATTTATTTTTTCCGCAGGCTTTGCCGTATTAGCGCTCATATCGCAGCCTCCTCCGCTTTTTCCCTCTTATTCCTGTATACGATCATAAAACGCACTATATTCGCGCCTACAAGTTTACAGAACAGCAAGATAAGTATCATCGGACCTATGGCCATGACGGC from Cloacibacillus sp. includes the following:
- a CDS encoding nucleoside recognition domain-containing protein; amino-acid sequence: MSANTAKPAEKINIIETFFEGSRKGWNIAINTIMPAMVLGYVLVQVFTVTGIMAVLGKICGPVMGLFGLPGEAVTVLISAFFAKGAGAATAFNLYQNGVITAAEATICVMPAMLMGTLVGHYARIVLVSETNSKYRLIMLVIPLFDAALGMLLMRLCLTLMGLM
- a CDS encoding UvrD-helicase domain-containing protein produces the protein MVCEMIESLNPRQREAVTYCDGPQVVLAGAGSGKTKVLTTKIAYLIQEQNIRPWRILALTFTNKAAREMKSRAEAIFDGNLQGLEISTFHAYGLRFLHRYSEALQKLGHPYPFVIFDRGDTKAVVKRAMAELNIDPKKLEMSAALDMISQAKTKANPVSREPKISDRWRTLYDTYQKQLKMQGALDFDDLMVMPLHILATNREVLDHERSRLDWVLVDEYQDVNHPQYLLLRCLVDDGRKIMVVGDPDQSIYGWCGAEMAMILNFERDFKGSKMTILDQNYRSTGNILDGANGVIKNNDDRHPKDLWTAAERGRLINVRRSFKDSDEAEWIAKKIESLHDDGYAYGEMAILYRMNVLSRGMEQALLERSIPYRVIRGVAFYERAEVKDALSMLRLAVNPRDAISLARVANIPTRGLGKKSVELLGEAIAALESAGAEELWKSVLANGGGLKGKQGGGAKALASDMLAILANEDNIGEAVRTIIDSNGYEKYLRDEYPDDWEERVENVMEILSIVSPESDITQALTEIPLITDQDSPEGMEDSVNMLTLHAAKGLEFPVVFLIGLEEGIFPSARSVTGEGDIAEERRLCYVGMTRAREQLYISCASSRLLFGGIQRNPMSRFLGEIPKDVKEFTDDAQGGGYHADNRANGRRWRW